A DNA window from Bacillus andreraoultii contains the following coding sequences:
- a CDS encoding methyl-accepting chemotaxis protein: MFTKNKPKQEDINLLKEKIDELNQKLKEKEDAFQIFLNNIHKELLSTMEANEKVNDEHHVIMKLVEKISHEYQGVEESTLKNQENSNTMLKKGNSLLTSTESMVTVSEKGKASIDEVKNIIDDLGQQSKETSQSMNQLSESSKEIEGIVNVISHISENINLLALNASIEASRAGEHGRGFAVVATEIRKLAESAKESTTNINELTKKVQKEILQANTNSQQSNVLITQGVNANLQANQEVNKLLGIIHAVKEEVLQLIKIINTQHGISEDVLKKFTTTAELFQETNDMIVDHIKEGELISSKLLEALDEVKKYKEIM, translated from the coding sequence ATGTTCACGAAAAATAAGCCGAAACAAGAGGATATCAACCTATTAAAAGAAAAAATTGATGAATTAAATCAAAAACTAAAAGAAAAAGAAGATGCTTTTCAAATCTTCTTAAACAATATACATAAAGAATTGCTATCCACAATGGAAGCCAATGAAAAAGTGAATGATGAGCACCATGTCATTATGAAATTAGTAGAAAAAATTAGTCATGAGTATCAAGGTGTAGAGGAAAGCACGCTAAAAAACCAAGAAAACTCAAACACAATGCTCAAGAAAGGCAACTCCCTTCTTACATCAACAGAATCAATGGTAACTGTATCAGAAAAGGGGAAAGCTTCGATTGATGAAGTGAAAAATATAATTGACGACTTAGGACAACAATCTAAAGAAACTTCCCAAAGTATGAATCAATTAAGTGAAAGTTCCAAGGAAATTGAAGGAATTGTAAACGTTATTAGCCATATATCAGAAAATATTAATCTCTTAGCATTAAATGCATCGATTGAGGCATCACGTGCTGGGGAGCATGGTAGAGGTTTTGCAGTCGTTGCAACTGAAATTAGAAAGTTAGCGGAAAGTGCTAAGGAAAGTACAACAAATATAAATGAGTTAACGAAAAAGGTGCAAAAGGAAATTCTTCAAGCGAATACAAACAGCCAACAAAGTAATGTATTAATTACTCAAGGTGTGAATGCCAATCTACAAGCAAATCAAGAAGTTAATAAATTATTAGGAATCATCCATGCTGTAAAAGAAGAAGTACTCCAATTAATAAAAATCATAAATACCCAACATGGAATAAGTGAAGATGTCCTCAAAAAATTTACGACGACTGCTGAACTGTTCCAAGAAACAAACGATATGATTGTCGATCATATTAAAGAAGGAGAATTGATTAGCAGTAAATTACTTGAAGCGTTAGACGAAGTGAAGAAATATAAAGAAATCATGTAG
- a CDS encoding 50S ribosomal protein L25/general stress protein Ctc, translated as MGKKLVAEVRKDFRKSALKNLRNNGRIPAVVYGRGEETKEVSVNRSDLLKLLREHGRNALISLDLNGEVKDAVLSDYQVDSITQEVLHADFLLVDMATEIQARVPITLVGNAKGVQTGGELQQLLYEVTITSKPREIPEYIEVDISELEIGDVVKVADLREKYSSITINHEDDDGIASVTASRVTLEDAEEEVAPTSEPVEAL; from the coding sequence ATGGGAAAAAAGTTAGTCGCGGAAGTACGAAAGGATTTTAGAAAATCAGCTTTAAAGAATTTAAGAAATAATGGTCGTATTCCTGCTGTTGTATATGGCCGAGGGGAGGAAACAAAGGAAGTTTCCGTTAACCGAAGTGATTTATTGAAATTGCTCCGAGAGCATGGGAGAAATGCATTAATTTCGCTAGACTTGAATGGTGAAGTGAAGGATGCAGTTCTGAGCGATTACCAAGTCGATTCAATAACACAAGAAGTTTTACATGCTGACTTTCTTTTAGTTGATATGGCTACTGAAATTCAAGCAAGAGTCCCTATAACATTAGTTGGAAATGCGAAAGGTGTTCAAACTGGTGGTGAATTACAGCAATTATTATATGAAGTAACCATCACTTCAAAACCGAGAGAAATTCCTGAATATATAGAAGTTGATATTTCGGAATTGGAAATTGGTGATGTAGTAAAAGTTGCGGATCTTCGTGAAAAATACAGCTCAATTACTATAAATCATGAAGATGACGATGGAATTGCTTCAGTCACCGCTTCAAGAGTTACTCTAGAAGATGCTGAAGAGGAAGTCGCTCCTACATCTGAACCAGTTGAAGCTTTATAG
- a CDS encoding VanZ family protein, whose translation MQEILQFIKAMLPTIRSAIPIYLVGRFMFYLIMRRRGFKTNFRHELLLLIFVLFMAGLASQTVISQNLIQDGIAESGELRVNLTPFHKLTEIQTALQYNNVHYILIEVFGNIAMFAVIGFLLPLLWSEFESFKNIVLISFTISLVIETTQLFLPRATDVDDLIMNTLGGVIGYMIYRIGRRIFPNVIKTHERDF comes from the coding sequence ATGCAGGAAATTTTACAATTTATAAAAGCGATGTTACCAACGATTCGTTCAGCGATTCCAATCTATTTAGTAGGAAGATTCATGTTTTATCTAATTATGAGAAGAAGAGGTTTTAAAACGAATTTCCGCCACGAGTTACTTTTACTAATCTTTGTCTTATTTATGGCAGGACTCGCTTCTCAAACGGTCATCTCACAAAATCTTATTCAGGACGGGATAGCAGAGAGTGGGGAGTTACGGGTGAATTTAACACCTTTCCATAAGTTGACGGAAATACAGACAGCTCTACAGTATAATAATGTCCATTACATTCTAATAGAAGTATTTGGAAATATTGCGATGTTTGCTGTTATTGGTTTCCTGCTACCTTTATTATGGTCAGAATTTGAAAGTTTTAAAAATATCGTGTTGATCTCATTTACTATTTCTTTAGTTATAGAAACAACCCAATTATTTCTCCCAAGGGCGACAGATGTCGACGATTTAATTATGAATACGTTAGGTGGAGTCATTGGTTATATGATTTACCGTATAGGGAGGCGCATTTTTCCAAATGTGATAAAAACACATGAAAGAGATTTTTAA
- a CDS encoding EamA family transporter, with protein sequence MWFLFAILTTLSWGTADLFYKKGSDSNDNYSHLKVGIMVGLVMGIHAILYMLIKGLQFDPIDMVKYLPVSSMYIISMLIGYFGLRYIELSISSPVQNSSGAITAILLYIFFPRPVGWINIAGIVFITLGVIGLGVLEKRAQTAALKAENAVVDPKYQLSILAITFPILYAFFDALGTFADGIYLDELSLISEDAALLAYEFTWLLIAIVSYIYIYFIKKEAFNVFKQPVRTSAAVFETAGQFFYVFAMTERAIIAAPLIASYSVVSVILSRIFLKEKLSTVHYAMIMIVVMGIALLGIADEM encoded by the coding sequence ATGTGGTTTCTATTTGCGATACTCACGACATTATCGTGGGGAACGGCAGACCTTTTCTATAAAAAAGGTTCTGATAGTAATGATAACTATAGCCATTTAAAAGTTGGCATTATGGTCGGCTTAGTAATGGGGATTCATGCCATTTTATATATGCTTATTAAAGGACTTCAGTTTGACCCGATAGATATGGTAAAGTATTTACCTGTTTCTTCCATGTATATCATCTCAATGCTAATCGGATATTTCGGGTTGCGTTACATTGAATTATCTATTTCTTCACCTGTCCAAAATTCATCTGGTGCCATTACTGCCATCCTATTATACATCTTTTTCCCTCGTCCAGTTGGCTGGATTAATATAGCTGGGATTGTGTTTATTACATTAGGTGTTATTGGATTAGGTGTATTGGAAAAACGTGCCCAAACTGCAGCGTTAAAGGCGGAAAATGCAGTCGTTGACCCAAAATATCAATTAAGTATTTTGGCAATTACATTCCCAATTTTATATGCGTTTTTTGATGCACTAGGAACGTTTGCCGATGGAATTTATTTAGATGAATTAAGTTTAATTAGTGAAGATGCGGCTCTACTAGCATACGAATTCACATGGCTACTCATTGCCATCGTCTCCTACATCTATATTTATTTTATTAAAAAAGAAGCGTTCAACGTATTTAAACAACCTGTAAGAACTTCTGCGGCGGTTTTTGAAACAGCTGGGCAATTCTTTTATGTATTCGCAATGACAGAGCGAGCAATTATTGCTGCACCGTTAATTGCTTCCTATAGTGTCGTTTCAGTCATTCTATCGCGGATATTTTTAAAGGAAAAATTAAGTACCGTTCATTATGCAATGATTATGATTGTTGTGATGGGGATTGCTTTACTCGGTATCGCCGATGAAATGTAA